Proteins encoded together in one Thermococcus barophilus MP window:
- a CDS encoding DNA-directed RNA polymerase subunit K — protein MFKYTRFEKARIIGARALQIAMGAPVLIDVPEGITPLDAAILEFEKGIIPITVIRPS, from the coding sequence ATGTTCAAGTACACGAGATTTGAAAAGGCGAGAATCATTGGAGCAAGGGCACTGCAGATAGCAATGGGAGCTCCCGTCTTGATTGACGTTCCAGAGGGCATAACCCCGTTGGATGCTGCAATATTGGAGTTTGAAAAGGGTATAATACCAATAACCGTTATAAGGCCGAGCTGA
- a CDS encoding MEMO1 family protein, with protein sequence MIRYPAVAGSFYPTGEELVIMLERFFSDLGELGSERKITAGVAPHAGYVFSGYTASRTYKAIYEDGLPETFVIIGPNHTGLGSPVAVYPEGEWITPLGGVEVDAELAKAIVKNSSIADLDELAHKYEHSIEVQLPFIQYIADKAGRKIKIVPITLGLQDEEVAEDLGKAIFEASQELGRDVVVIASTDMMHYGYMYGYIPFRARGEDLLGRIKEWDFRVIQRILEFDYKGMFDEIRKMDHTMCGPGGVAAGIVFSRLADANEAELLHYTTSFEVSRSTDAIVGYASVVMRKT encoded by the coding sequence ATGATTAGGTATCCTGCCGTAGCAGGCAGCTTTTATCCCACTGGCGAAGAGCTTGTGATAATGCTTGAACGCTTTTTCAGTGACTTGGGTGAGCTTGGCAGTGAGAGAAAGATAACAGCAGGCGTTGCACCTCATGCCGGCTATGTTTTCTCTGGTTATACGGCTTCAAGAACATACAAAGCTATTTATGAAGACGGTCTTCCAGAGACATTCGTCATAATAGGACCAAATCACACTGGCTTAGGCTCACCTGTTGCCGTATATCCAGAAGGAGAATGGATCACTCCGTTAGGAGGGGTTGAAGTGGATGCCGAGTTAGCCAAAGCAATTGTCAAGAATTCCAGCATTGCTGACTTGGATGAGCTGGCTCACAAGTATGAGCATTCCATAGAGGTTCAGCTACCATTTATACAGTACATAGCTGATAAAGCTGGCAGGAAAATCAAAATAGTGCCGATAACTCTTGGGCTTCAAGATGAGGAGGTTGCTGAGGACTTAGGAAAAGCAATTTTTGAAGCATCTCAAGAGCTTGGCAGAGATGTTGTTGTGATTGCAAGCACTGACATGATGCACTATGGCTACATGTACGGCTACATTCCCTTCAGGGCGAGAGGAGAAGACTTGCTCGGCAGGATTAAGGAGTGGGATTTCAGGGTTATTCAGAGAATCCTGGAGTTTGACTACAAAGGTATGTTCGATGAGATAAGGAAAATGGATCACACAATGTGCGGTCCAGGTGGAGTTGCCGCTGGGATAGTGTTTTCAAGGTTAGCTGATGCTAATGAAGCAGAACTTTTACACTACACTACAAGCTTTGAAGTCAGCAGAAGTACAGATGCAATAGTTGGCTATGCGTCAGTTGTGATGAGAAAGACGTGA
- a CDS encoding 50S ribosomal protein L18e, giving the protein MKRTGPTDINLRRLIRYLRKKSNEEGVKIWKDIAWRLERPRRQRAEVNVSKINRYTKEGDVVIVPGSVLGAGNLDHKVIVAAWKFSEKAKEKIINAGGEAITIEELIERNPKGSGVIIME; this is encoded by the coding sequence ATGAAGAGAACTGGTCCAACTGATATTAATTTGAGAAGGCTTATAAGATATTTAAGGAAGAAGTCAAACGAGGAAGGAGTAAAGATATGGAAGGACATAGCTTGGCGTCTTGAAAGACCAAGAAGGCAGAGAGCTGAGGTAAACGTCAGCAAAATTAACAGATACACAAAGGAAGGGGACGTTGTTATAGTCCCAGGAAGCGTTCTTGGTGCAGGAAACCTTGACCATAAGGTTATTGTCGCCGCGTGGAAGTTCAGCGAAAAAGCTAAAGAAAAGATTATCAACGCTGGTGGAGAGGCAATAACAATTGAAGAATTAATCGAGAGAAATCCAAAAGGTAGTGGAGTAATCATAATGGAGTGA
- the rpsB gene encoding 30S ribosomal protein S2 → MDEYLVPLDQYLAAGVHIGTQQKTKDMKKFIYRVRQDGLYVLDVRKTDERLRIAGKFLAKFEPDKVLAVSVRLYGQKPVKKFGEVTGARAIPGRFLPGTMTNPAVKNFFEPDVLIVTDPRADHQALKEAVEVGIPIVALVDTENLLSYVDLAIPTNNKGRKALALIYWILAREILYNRKEIENREDFKVPVEDFEMRIIRT, encoded by the coding sequence ATGGATGAGTATTTGGTTCCACTTGACCAATATTTGGCGGCTGGAGTTCACATCGGAACACAGCAGAAAACTAAGGATATGAAGAAGTTCATATATAGGGTCAGGCAAGATGGTCTCTACGTTTTGGATGTTAGGAAGACGGATGAAAGGCTCCGCATTGCTGGTAAGTTCCTTGCAAAGTTTGAGCCAGACAAGGTCTTAGCGGTCAGCGTTAGACTCTACGGTCAGAAGCCTGTTAAAAAGTTCGGTGAAGTTACAGGGGCGAGGGCAATTCCGGGGAGATTCCTTCCAGGGACAATGACAAATCCAGCAGTCAAAAACTTCTTTGAGCCAGATGTTTTGATTGTCACAGACCCGAGGGCTGACCACCAGGCACTCAAGGAAGCTGTTGAAGTTGGAATTCCCATCGTAGCCTTAGTTGATACCGAGAACTTGCTCAGCTATGTTGACTTGGCAATTCCAACAAACAACAAAGGTAGAAAGGCTCTGGCCTTGATTTACTGGATACTTGCAAGGGAGATCCTCTACAACCGCAAAGAAATCGAGAACAGGGAGGACTTCAAGGTTCCAGTCGAGGACTTTGAGATGAGGATTATTAGGACTTAA
- the rplM gene encoding 50S ribosomal protein L13 yields MRIINAEGLILGRLASKVAKMLLEGEEVIIVNAEKAIITGNREDIFAKYKQRTELRTRTNPRRGPFYPKRSDEIVRRTIRGMLPWKTDRGRKAFKRLKVYAGVPKEFEGREFETIMEAHMSRLKTPKYVTVGEVAKYLGGKF; encoded by the coding sequence ATGAGAATTATTAACGCTGAAGGTCTCATATTGGGAAGACTTGCATCAAAAGTCGCCAAGATGCTCCTTGAAGGTGAAGAGGTTATTATTGTCAACGCTGAAAAAGCTATAATCACTGGAAACAGAGAGGACATCTTTGCAAAGTATAAGCAGAGGACAGAGCTTAGAACAAGGACAAATCCAAGAAGAGGTCCGTTCTATCCAAAGAGAAGTGACGAGATCGTCAGAAGGACAATCAGAGGGATGCTTCCATGGAAGACCGACAGAGGCAGGAAGGCTTTCAAGAGACTCAAGGTTTACGCCGGTGTTCCAAAGGAGTTTGAAGGAAGAGAGTTTGAGACAATAATGGAAGCACATATGTCAAGGCTTAAGACACCTAAGTATGTGACGGTTGGGGAAGTTGCAAAGTATTTGGGTGGAAAATTCTGA
- a CDS encoding 30S ribosomal protein S9, whose product MRIIQTAGKRKTAIARATIREGKGRIRINNKPVEIIEPEIARFTILEPLILAGEEIVSKVDIDVKVQGGGFMGQAEAARVAIARALVEWTGDMNLKEKFMKYDRTMLVGDSRRTEPHKPNRSTKGPRAKRQKSYR is encoded by the coding sequence ATGAGGATCATTCAAACGGCCGGAAAGAGAAAGACCGCAATTGCAAGGGCAACGATTAGAGAGGGTAAGGGCAGGATAAGGATCAACAACAAGCCCGTTGAAATCATTGAGCCGGAAATCGCAAGATTCACAATCCTTGAGCCGCTTATCTTAGCTGGTGAAGAAATCGTCAGCAAAGTTGACATTGACGTCAAAGTACAGGGTGGAGGATTCATGGGGCAGGCTGAGGCTGCAAGAGTCGCAATTGCAAGGGCTTTAGTAGAGTGGACGGGAGACATGAATCTCAAGGAGAAGTTCATGAAGTACGACAGAACAATGCTTGTCGGTGACAGCAGAAGAACTGAGCCACACAAGCCAAACAGGTCAACAAAAGGTCCAAGAGCAAAGAGGCAAAAGAGCTATCGTTGA
- a CDS encoding DNA-directed RNA polymerase subunit N, which translates to MIVPVRCFTCGKVIGDKYYIFKERVENGEDPEKVLDDLGLERYCCRRMLLTHVELIDDIMQYRVY; encoded by the coding sequence TTGATAGTTCCCGTGAGATGCTTTACATGTGGAAAGGTCATAGGTGATAAATACTACATCTTTAAAGAGCGCGTTGAGAATGGTGAAGACCCTGAGAAAGTGCTTGACGACCTTGGATTGGAGAGATACTGCTGCAGGAGAATGCTGCTCACTCATGTTGAGTTGATTGATGACATAATGCAGTATAGAGTGTATTGA
- a CDS encoding DNA-directed RNA polymerase subunit D, producing the protein MKIKVLEKREDAIRFILEGVDAAFANALRRVIIGEVPTFAVDEVEFYENDSALFDEIIAHRLAMIPLTTPYDRFELDALELDEYTVTLSLEAEGPGVVYSGDLKSDDPDVKPVTPNIPIVKLAEGQKLTLNAYAKLGRGKDHAKWQPGFAYYKYLTEIHVSKEVPEWEKIKKLAKKRKLPTEETEEELVIKTITAFYLPREFEQYIGTLIKEEIVPDTFVFTVESNGELPVEEIVSIALKILMRKSDKFINELHKLAE; encoded by the coding sequence ATGAAAATCAAAGTTCTTGAAAAAAGGGAAGATGCAATTCGCTTTATCTTAGAGGGCGTTGATGCAGCTTTCGCAAATGCACTGAGAAGGGTGATAATCGGAGAGGTCCCGACTTTTGCAGTTGATGAGGTTGAGTTCTATGAGAACGATTCAGCCCTTTTCGATGAGATTATAGCCCATCGCTTGGCTATGATACCCCTTACCACTCCATATGACAGGTTTGAGCTTGATGCTCTTGAGCTTGATGAATATACTGTCACTTTAAGCTTAGAGGCTGAAGGACCGGGTGTAGTGTACTCAGGTGATTTAAAGAGTGATGACCCTGATGTTAAGCCTGTGACACCAAACATACCGATTGTAAAGCTGGCTGAAGGTCAAAAATTGACTCTAAACGCCTATGCCAAGCTTGGAAGAGGAAAAGATCATGCGAAGTGGCAGCCGGGCTTTGCTTATTACAAATACCTCACAGAGATTCATGTCAGCAAAGAAGTTCCAGAGTGGGAGAAAATAAAGAAGCTGGCAAAGAAAAGAAAGCTACCTACCGAAGAAACCGAAGAGGAGCTGGTAATAAAGACAATAACCGCTTTCTATCTTCCAAGAGAATTTGAGCAGTACATTGGCACTCTGATTAAAGAAGAAATTGTGCCGGATACATTCGTGTTTACAGTAGAAAGCAACGGAGAACTGCCAGTTGAGGAAATAGTGAGCATAGCGCTCAAGATTTTAATGAGAAAGAGCGATAAATTTATAAACGAGCTTCATAAATTAGCCGAATAG
- a CDS encoding 30S ribosomal protein S11, which yields MSEEVNIKKKEKWGVAHIYSSYNNTIIHITDLTGAETISRWSGGMVVKADRDEPSPYAAMIAAKRAAEEALEKGIVGVHIKVRAPGGSKSKTPGPGAQAAIRALARAGLKIGRVEDVTPIPHDGTRPKGGRRGRRV from the coding sequence ATGAGTGAGGAGGTAAATATTAAGAAGAAGGAGAAATGGGGAGTTGCTCACATTTACTCCTCATACAACAACACCATAATTCACATAACTGACCTCACAGGTGCAGAGACAATTTCAAGATGGAGCGGTGGTATGGTTGTTAAGGCAGACAGAGATGAGCCATCTCCGTATGCAGCAATGATCGCTGCCAAGAGGGCAGCTGAAGAGGCTTTGGAGAAGGGTATTGTTGGTGTTCACATTAAAGTTAGAGCCCCCGGAGGAAGTAAGAGCAAAACACCTGGACCTGGTGCTCAGGCGGCAATTAGAGCTTTAGCCAGGGCTGGTCTCAAAATCGGTCGCGTTGAGGACGTAACACCAATACCTCATGATGGTACAAGACCCAAGGGCGGTCGTAGGGGTAGAAGAGTTTAG